TAGTAACAAAAACATCCTCCCTTTTCTTTTAGAAGAAATATGTCCTCCAAAAGGCAAATGGACCATCTAGAGAGAACAGCAAACAACTCCAGACAAAATGTAAGTTAGTATTTTAGGTTGAATGTGTTAATCTGGACTGTATCCATCACCTCGGCCACTTTTTAACCATATCTGTAATGGTCAGCTGATTCTAAGATTATTAACCCACTCCTAAACTCTGCTCTgttcctgtgtatgtgtgtgggtgctGGACTGGCTGCATAACACAGGCTCTGTATCCAGCTCAAGTATGTGGCATTACAGACGAGTCAGAGACGGTAAAACGTTTGAGAATAGCTGTCCATCCAGACTTCAGCTTCAAAGCAGGACAGTGGTAAGTAGTTAAGTTAACCAActgattaatcatttttatCAACATCATTGTGTTGCGACATCTTAGATAAACCACATTGTTATATGCTTGCTGTTGTTATTGGCAGCTGGTTTTGCCAGCTGATGCTGCATGTCCTCTGCTCTTTGTGCCTCCATCTACCAAAATATGTCTACTGCTACTGCCTGAGTATGCGTTTGGAAAAATCCCACCGGAGTCCATTTATATGGTGATTGTAGTACTTATAAACACCACAAGGTGGTGGCATTGTGTTTGATCAGTCCTGCCATGGGGCTGTgggttttcttttcttaaaaaaatgtttaacagtAAACGTGTTTACAATCGTACATAACAGTCAACAGTACATCAGCTCAAGGTTATCATCGTAAATGTAAGCAACTTCCTTTTGTCAGGAATGTATAGATTTTTCTGCAAATGTATGCATGTAATGCTCAAGGACCTATTATCAGGGTTATTGAGAAATTTTGAAAAACctattttattgacaaaatcatattgcaaAAGGCATTTCTTGCAATCAGAACCTAGTCTGTTGGTCTCATTTAAAACTTGAGCATCTGCAGATTGATTCCACACCTGATGTGTTATGATCCACAAAAGTTATGCGACATGAGATATTAATAATTACTGTCAGCTCTTGATCTCTTGACTGTAAGGGAACCATGAGGGATAAGTGAGTGAGATTCAGCTCTTTTTTGTTAGGGTGTGAAGAGAGAGACACCTGGCAAAGATCTGCTTTCTACTAGTTGCTTATACTGTTAATGGGAGCATTATCTGGTGTGAAGACTTTATCTCTTACATGTTCTTCTGTCTAGCACTTAGTGTATATCATCTGGCTGTGCATGCTTTTGCTAACTTTTTTGCAAGGAATGTAACACATCAGCTAAAAGGACGGAACAAAGCTCATTAATTATTTAGAGCTTCTTCTCAAATGAGGTTGAACCAAGAATTTGGGGACTTAATAAGCTCAAGCTTGCTCATAGATTTGTGTAGGTAATCACTGTGTGCTCTGAGCTGCATGCACACTTGTAGGTTTGACTTGAGACACAGTTACTTGTTGGGgaaatgttttgtcttgtgaGCTAACTGACTCTCAAGCTGGCCCTCTTACAATCCTAATAGCAAGTTAAATTGTTCTTCGATTAAGGCAGAGCTTTTTTGCGTGTCTGTCAGTCAGTGTTGCCAATGTTAATTAGTACCCTGCACATGCAGTATACGTACATGAAGCCATACTGTAGGTGGGCGGTGGTGAGATATAAAACTGGCAGCCAGTTGCCCCGCAGCGACTGATAATGAATGTAAATTGATGGAAATCCTTGAGTTTCAGTGTTTCTGAGAAAAAGGACTGTTAAGTTGTTCATCTCCaggtgggagaggaggaggagaagaaggaggaggaggtgggtggAACATATGTGTGCATCTTCACAGCAGATCCATATTTATGATGCCTCTGAGGGTTGTGGAGTCAGTGTCTCTCTCTAGTGTAACAGTGGGTCATTGTGTTGGTGGAACATTAGACCAACTGTTAAGCATTGCTGTTTCCCTCTGGGGGTGCTCTGCTCTGCTTGTTGATGGACAGATGCGACCACGTTTGGTGTAACACTGGGACGCTGCACTTTGTATAAACTAACTAGCAGGCAACTTTCCATCTGGTTTGGTTTTGTTCTGCCTGGTTTCTGGAACAGGCTACACCATACACTGAGGTCAAAGGGCATTCTAACTTCTTTCACACACTTTGACCCTCGGTTCAGCTCGTTTTTACTCTTGAATTAACTGTTGTTTAGAAATCTGACAGATCATCTCTATTTCCAATCAGAAGACCATAgcttttgtgaagaaaaacccACTATACTGTGCTATAAGAGGTTGAAATTAGCTTCCGATTCTGTCGTTAAGGGGGAATTTAAGGGAACCATAACTTGCATTTCTGAGTGACCGATCCTCCGTTTTTTACACCTCTTACTGCCTTTATAGCATTGTCACAAATATAATATAGCTTTCCCCAATTAAAAACGGTGTTTAAAAGTGTCGATAGCCTCTTTGAGATAATCAAATCCCTTTTTTGAGAAGTCTAGATAAAGTGGTTTTCTATCTGGACctggtctaatgtggtctaCAAATGAAAAAAGCTTTGAAATCtgcctttattgcatttttttccaaatagaATATAGCTTTCACAAATTAATAACTGTGGTTTAAAGTGTCTATAGCCTTCTTGGACAATATAGTTCAGATTTGTACAGTCTAGGTGCAGTGGTTTTCTATCTGGCCCTGGTCTAATGAGTTCTACATATGAAAATAGATATGAAATTagctattttcattttcatgaatAGAATAAAGCTTGTACGAATCTGAAAGTGTGTCTCAGACAGCATTAGATTCAAACTAATGTCTAACATGCTTTCATAACAGTTAGAGGGGGATTGGACGCTCACGCTCAGCAATGTAAGTTAAGGTTCCCTTAAATTTCCCCTTAACCgcagaagaaaatgaaaatcgGAAGAAGAATCGGAAGAAATGGAGCAGATTTGGAACCACTTGGAATACAGATTTCTTATAACTCCTGATAGTTTTAGCCTCTGTAGTGATGGAAACATtataatttcacagtttttagtCTAGTTAAGTTCAAACATCCACTTATGTAATAAAATAGTTGACCAATTCATTAATTGAtcaattttgttttgtgttcaatGTATGCAGGGTGGATTTCTTCATCCCCGGCGTGGAGAAGGTGGGAGGTTTCTCCATGTGCTCTAGCCCGGGTTTACTGCAGAGGGAAGGCGTCATTGAACTGGCTGTCAAATACACCAAACACCCTCCAGCACACTGGATCCACACCATGGTGAGTGGGGCAAAGAAGTATGATATTGTGTGATATAttataaaattacccaaattaTACAGCGAGTGGTCATTTTCCTGGCAGAATTATGAGTTAGAATATTCCAGAGGAGTAGATTTGGACCACGTAGCTGTCTATTGGTTTGGAAGATTACATTGTGAGTATATGCATGAGGGAGAGGGTGAAAAAAGTGAATAGAGATGCAGAAAGAGAACGAGTGGAGCGGTCGGGGTGTTGAGAAAAGGTTAAGGTGTTATAGAGTTAGGAAATGAAGACTGCCGGCACATAATCACACTCTAGTTATTCTCAAAAGTGAAGCGTGAAGAGGAAAATGGCAAGTcagatcatttttttttccccctgcagaAGCAGCAGGCACCAACCTGTACttaaaggttaaattaaaaacttgTGATACACTCTCAGTTGAACATAAGGTCCATTTATCCACTTAAATTTTAATCTGTTTCATAATCTTTGTTCAGGTGTTGTTAGTCATATGACCCCTGATGTTTTTCAATCATGTGTAATGGCTGTCAAGGGTTTGTTAAAGTGAGtcaacaaattttaaaaatagccTGTGTGGTAGAAGTTGGTGTTTGACTGTGTGTAGAGCAAGCTGACAGGGTGAGTAAGGGTTGtgtgaatacataaataaaggtaatcgaaatataaaaacattctaTGTACATAACAATGTATTTTGCCTACAAGAAAATGCTACAAAATGTAGCGTTTTCAATTCAGTAGCACTAGTAGTGTGAGTAGTTGTATTAATATGAACAATGTTTGCTTGCTGCCTACCTTTCCCTTCCTTTTCTGTaccgtgtgtgtttgtttgcagctTCTGTGTTTGATGATGGGCCCTAATAAATAGCTTTGAGCTACTACGCTTTGTGTAAATAAGTATCAGAAAGCGGTGTGATGTATTTGAGTATTCCGAGACTTGCAGCTCTCTGCTCTGGGATCGTTTGATGATCCATTTGTTTGATATTGCGCTCCGACTCTATTCTGTGAGCAGCAATAGTGTAGGGACCACAACAGCAGATTAAGAATGCgagcattattattatgtgtgtgtgctcacatgTGTAGCAAAGTAGATGAAGGCGCATTTACTCCTCTTTCTGACTTCAAAAGACCACCTCTTCGCAACTTGTGAAAACGTTCTCACCCCCTACCATAGCTAAGGTTtgttgtgtgcatgcatgttgaTCTAACAGTATCTGATTCCTTAAGGTTTGGATTCAGTGTTGTATATGATCCTTATCCCTCtgccctccctccttcccctcaGTGTAAACTGGGCTCCCAGGTGGCCATGCGTGTCGGCGGGGACTTCTTCTTCAACCCGTTACCCTCTGACCCCTCTGTGGATTTGCTCCTGGTGGGTGGTGGTGTAGGGATCAACCCCTTGTACTCCATCCTGTTGCACACCAAGGATCTGCTGCAACTCAAACACGCCACTGGTGGGCGGGACTACAACATAGGCTCTGCCCACCTCTGCTACAGCGCCAAGAACACCCAGGAACTGCTTTTTAAGGTGTGTGCGCTTGTGTTTTTCTAACGCACGTTCAACAGCATCACCGGTATGAGCCCACTGGAGGTAATGgatagaggtgggaatcaccagggTCCccatgatattattgcgattttaagcattttattgcgatttaactgtttaactgcattttgtgttgacaaaattaaattatatcaagaattgttttgtcaaataa
This genomic interval from Centropristis striata isolate RG_2023a ecotype Rhode Island chromosome 14, C.striata_1.0, whole genome shotgun sequence contains the following:
- the oxnad1 gene encoding oxidoreductase NAD-binding domain-containing protein 1; translation: MRVPCFLSTVARSLPSPAAGQLCCRLLGPSSITRRNMSSKRQMDHLERTANNSRQNALYPAQVCGITDESETVKRLRIAVHPDFSFKAGQWVDFFIPGVEKVGGFSMCSSPGLLQREGVIELAVKYTKHPPAHWIHTMCKLGSQVAMRVGGDFFFNPLPSDPSVDLLLVGGGVGINPLYSILLHTKDLLQLKHATGGRDYNIGSAHLCYSAKNTQELLFKSSIIEACQEFPDKLSCDLHVTQQSTDVDSHLQPFINHGRITEEELRAHVDPQRTLCFLCGPPPMIEAFSKTLTDLGLPKDRILFEKWW